Proteins from one Methanobacteriales archaeon HGW-Methanobacteriales-1 genomic window:
- a CDS encoding homoserine dehydrogenase, producing MNKAPVNIGLIGFGTIGSGVIEIFNQNIDLIEKKVGKEVNLKKVVDLDINTDRGVEISSEKLSTDVNDILEDPEISIVIELIGGYEPALSFILKALENRKHVVTANKALLAKHWKEITAVSEKNNVRISFEASVGGGIPLLQPLNESLAANNFEGIYGIINGTANYILTKMSEEGLKFDDVLKEAQEKGYAEQDPTFDIEGHDTAQKLIILTILGFGTYVAQEKFHVEGITKITPQDIEFTSKKLKYVTKLLGITRKVGDELEVRVHPTLIPHDHLLASVNDVFNGVYMIGDAVGPVMMYGQGAGMMPTASAIVGDCIDIISNPEKEITYGPPQNQEKAIKNMAEMVSKYYIRLKALDQPGVLHKISGIFSKYHISLEFVNQEKNDENQPIPIFMVTHKASEKNIMDAISQIDQLPEIKAPCMLIRILED from the coding sequence ATGAATAAAGCACCCGTAAATATTGGATTGATTGGTTTTGGAACCATTGGATCCGGTGTAATAGAAATATTCAATCAAAATATTGATTTAATAGAAAAAAAAGTTGGTAAAGAAGTTAATCTTAAAAAAGTAGTTGATTTAGATATAAACACGGATCGAGGAGTTGAAATCAGCTCTGAAAAACTTTCTACAGATGTTAATGACATTTTAGAAGATCCAGAAATATCTATTGTTATCGAACTAATTGGAGGATATGAACCTGCACTCAGTTTTATTCTTAAGGCCTTGGAAAATAGAAAACATGTAGTTACTGCCAATAAAGCACTTTTAGCAAAACACTGGAAAGAAATAACCGCGGTTTCTGAAAAAAATAATGTGAGAATTTCATTCGAAGCTAGTGTAGGTGGAGGAATACCTCTTTTACAACCATTAAATGAATCTCTGGCAGCTAATAACTTTGAAGGTATTTATGGAATAATAAATGGAACTGCTAATTATATACTCACCAAAATGAGTGAAGAAGGGTTAAAATTTGATGATGTTCTTAAAGAAGCTCAAGAAAAAGGTTATGCAGAACAAGACCCTACTTTCGATATTGAGGGTCATGATACCGCTCAAAAGCTGATAATTTTAACTATACTGGGTTTTGGAACTTATGTTGCTCAGGAAAAGTTCCATGTAGAAGGAATAACAAAAATTACTCCTCAAGATATTGAATTTACTTCCAAAAAACTGAAATATGTTACTAAACTTCTGGGAATCACTAGAAAAGTGGGAGATGAATTAGAAGTAAGAGTGCACCCCACATTAATTCCCCATGATCATCTATTGGCTTCAGTAAATGACGTTTTCAATGGAGTTTACATGATTGGAGATGCAGTAGGTCCAGTTATGATGTATGGACAAGGTGCTGGGATGATGCCCACCGCAAGTGCCATAGTAGGGGATTGTATTGACATAATCAGTAATCCTGAAAAAGAAATAACTTATGGGCCTCCACAAAATCAAGAAAAAGCTATCAAAAATATGGCTGAAATGGTTTCTAAATATTATATACGTTTAAAAGCTCTTGATCAACCAGGAGTACTTCATAAAATCTCGGGGATTTTTAGTAAGTACCATATTAGTCTGGAATTTGTTAATCAAGAGAAAAATGATGAAAATCAACCCATTCCCATATTTATGGTAACTCATAAAGCATCAGAAAAAAATATTATGGATGCCATATCCCAAATAGACCAGTTACCAGAAATAAAAGCCCCATGCATGTTAATCAGAATTTTAGAGGATTAA
- a CDS encoding energy-converting hydrogenase B subunit L EhbL, translating to MKNLIRIILEGAYTNFKRIVFASDRVTDMEMRSRILEGRVQPTDKVAEVACIGCGGCCNACPTEAVEMKNLEEPVELMEGLVKTQIPVLNSERCVHCYYCHDFCPLYALFGEKGTIHPNDVGIVESDINQLMDKPFKISDDKIAFIAQFLADKSILKKKKI from the coding sequence ATGAAAAATTTAATTAGGATAATCCTGGAAGGGGCTTATACCAATTTTAAAAGGATAGTTTTTGCCTCAGACCGGGTTACTGACATGGAAATGAGAAGTCGAATTCTGGAGGGCCGTGTTCAACCCACAGATAAAGTGGCTGAAGTGGCATGTATTGGTTGTGGTGGATGTTGTAATGCTTGTCCAACAGAAGCGGTGGAGATGAAGAATCTGGAAGAGCCAGTAGAACTAATGGAAGGGCTTGTTAAAACTCAAATTCCAGTTCTAAATAGTGAGAGATGTGTACACTGTTATTACTGTCACGATTTTTGTCCACTATATGCGTTATTTGGTGAAAAAGGTACTATTCATCCGAATGATGTAGGAATTGTGGAATCAGATATTAACCAGTTAATGGATAAACCTTTCAAAATTTCAGATGATAAAATTGCTTTTATAGCTCAATTTTTAGCAGATAAAAGCATTTTAAAGAAAAAAAAGATTTAA
- a CDS encoding NADH-quinone oxidoreductase subunit M — translation MEASIIIYSTAAVIGTLIVALFVGLWLPGIERKFIHARIQQRIGPPISSPGFMAPLKFFFKETIIPNSPLPRLYNALPLVGLVSIFFILLFLIPQMYFVGALASVIAILGLLKIEEVVYVFMGSLSRSIMSLSMPFPDIVKGAKHPDVPRSFLEDLSAVRAFRLIAFGSFPIYIALFIPVAMAGSVFLSDIISYQHIHGPVLFTLAGALGALVFFIGYMILLNEYPFAILKTKADVIEGPYMEYASKYRSYIYITRGFLMFTLGAIFSVLFLGMPPNILSWSILVNIAVALIFPIFMAIFSAFAPIFTFKQFYPVVIGFSLLGVLAVVIALF, via the coding sequence ATGGAAGCTTCTATTATCATATATTCAACAGCAGCAGTGATTGGGACTTTAATCGTGGCCTTATTTGTGGGCCTATGGCTGCCAGGAATTGAGAGAAAATTTATACATGCGAGAATACAGCAGAGAATCGGACCTCCAATTTCCAGTCCTGGATTTATGGCTCCTTTGAAGTTTTTTTTCAAAGAGACCATAATTCCTAATTCCCCATTACCTCGCCTTTACAATGCACTGCCTTTAGTAGGTTTAGTATCTATATTTTTCATATTACTGTTCTTAATACCTCAAATGTACTTTGTAGGTGCTTTAGCAAGTGTCATAGCAATTTTGGGACTTTTAAAAATTGAAGAAGTCGTATATGTATTCATGGGATCTTTATCTCGTTCCATAATGTCTTTGTCTATGCCTTTTCCAGACATTGTTAAGGGTGCTAAACATCCTGATGTACCTCGGTCATTTTTAGAAGATTTAAGTGCAGTGAGGGCCTTTAGACTCATTGCTTTTGGATCATTCCCTATATACATTGCCTTATTTATACCGGTGGCTATGGCCGGCAGTGTATTCTTGAGTGATATAATCTCTTATCAGCATATACATGGTCCAGTTTTATTCACTTTAGCTGGAGCTTTGGGAGCTTTGGTATTTTTCATCGGATACATGATTTTACTAAATGAATATCCATTTGCTATCCTTAAAACTAAAGCAGATGTAATAGAAGGCCCATATATGGAATACGCCTCAAAATACAGATCTTACATATATATCACTAGAGGCTTCCTCATGTTCACATTAGGAGCTATATTTTCAGTACTTTTCCTGGGAATGCCTCCTAACATTTTAAGCTGGTCTATCCTGGTCAATATTGCTGTGGCATTAATATTCCCTATATTCATGGCCATATTTAGTGCATTTGCTCCAATATTCACTTTCAAGCAATTTTATCCAGTTGTCATCGGATTTTCACTTCTAGGGGTCCTAGCTGTTGTTATTGCACTTTTCTAG
- a CDS encoding CBS domain-containing protein, with amino-acid sequence MRRKDTINIVKSMDRGPIEFGSRNFEHEGDIMTVAKKEVVTIPQTASIKEAAVIMVKNKFRRLPITNPGTGKLMGIVTSMDILDFLGGGDKFKILEEKYHDNFLAAINESVKKIMTRDVHYLSYKDSLNTAVEKMLEYGVGALPVIDSDDNIVGIVSERDLALLLSGVLTDELVEDYMTKKVITTTPGTPIESASKIMVRNKLRRIPVVGEERRTSHPEKEKLVGIITSTDILEILGQSKVFNNMTSNSAEEILNSKITEIMEKEVISTTPMTRLGDLCELMQNEGIGGLPVIKNGELVGIITERDLLKVIKQ; translated from the coding sequence ATGAGAAGAAAAGACACCATAAATATCGTAAAATCTATGGACCGCGGGCCCATAGAATTTGGAAGCAGAAATTTTGAACACGAAGGCGATATTATGACCGTCGCCAAAAAAGAAGTGGTCACTATACCACAAACTGCCAGCATTAAAGAAGCTGCGGTTATAATGGTTAAAAACAAATTCAGGAGATTACCCATTACAAATCCTGGAACTGGGAAACTTATGGGTATCGTAACTTCTATGGATATACTGGACTTCCTGGGTGGAGGAGACAAATTTAAAATCCTGGAAGAAAAATATCACGACAATTTTTTAGCAGCCATCAATGAGTCTGTTAAAAAAATAATGACTCGTGATGTCCATTATTTAAGCTACAAAGACTCCCTAAATACTGCAGTTGAAAAAATGTTAGAATATGGGGTAGGGGCTTTACCAGTTATTGACTCTGACGATAATATAGTGGGTATTGTTTCTGAAAGAGATTTAGCTCTTTTATTATCTGGAGTTCTCACTGATGAGTTAGTAGAGGATTATATGACTAAAAAAGTTATAACTACCACTCCGGGAACACCCATTGAGAGTGCATCTAAAATAATGGTGAGAAACAAACTGAGAAGGATACCTGTGGTGGGAGAAGAGAGAAGAACTTCTCACCCAGAAAAAGAGAAACTGGTAGGCATAATCACTTCCACAGATATTCTGGAAATTTTAGGCCAAAGTAAAGTCTTTAACAATATGACTTCCAATAGTGCTGAGGAAATTCTTAACTCAAAAATCACGGAGATAATGGAAAAAGAAGTCATAAGCACCACACCAATGACTCGTTTAGGCGATTTATGTGAATTGATGCAAAATGAAGGAATTGGCGGATTACCAGTAATTAAAAATGGGGAGTTAGTGGGCATTATTACTGAAAGAGACTTATTAAAAGTCATAAAACAGTAA
- a CDS encoding DNA polymerase subunit beta gives MRARTRDFIYTTDDLFFATTSYIHPEDRILAFLRYIPDPEGERIKNGKTYTKVGSKEAYSFLKENYPYYLYDCNNTNVQMMGVPLTKIKEILRPNERLKEIRNDYINSERADDKFNENHLLNKVIKVADTFHEGAHIPYESMGISGSILPKLYDSQSSDIDFVIYGMANHRRAMNLFGKIKDTAENKSFKSIDDNYWRKVYDKRINDSTLSFEEFCWYEKRKNNRGVVDGTLFDILATREWDEIYGTWGDTRYEPLGQMTVECTVSNALASFDNPAVYEVHDVKIIESGFDSLDNTPNNIEISEIASFTHTYSGQALEGERTMARGKLEKVIGEKESYRVVVGTTRESLNEFIKLKENPITSNPKRSPTLKIIN, from the coding sequence ATGAGAGCCAGAACCCGAGATTTCATATATACGACAGATGATTTGTTTTTTGCAACTACATCTTATATACATCCTGAAGACCGGATTCTGGCATTTTTACGTTACATCCCGGATCCTGAAGGTGAACGAATAAAAAATGGTAAAACATACACTAAAGTTGGTTCCAAAGAAGCTTACAGCTTTTTAAAAGAAAATTATCCTTATTATTTATATGATTGCAATAATACAAATGTGCAGATGATGGGTGTACCTTTAACTAAGATTAAAGAAATTTTAAGGCCTAATGAAAGATTAAAAGAAATCAGAAACGATTATATTAATAGTGAAAGGGCAGATGATAAATTTAATGAAAATCATCTTTTAAATAAGGTTATTAAAGTTGCAGACACATTCCATGAAGGTGCACATATACCCTATGAAAGCATGGGAATATCCGGATCAATATTACCCAAATTATACGACTCTCAAAGTTCAGACATAGATTTTGTAATTTATGGTATGGCTAATCACCGTCGAGCCATGAATTTATTCGGGAAAATTAAAGATACTGCAGAAAACAAATCATTTAAAAGTATTGATGATAATTACTGGAGAAAAGTTTATGATAAACGGATTAACGACTCCACATTAAGTTTTGAAGAATTCTGTTGGTATGAAAAAAGAAAAAACAACCGAGGAGTTGTCGATGGAACTTTATTTGACATACTGGCCACCCGTGAATGGGACGAAATTTATGGAACATGGGGTGACACTCGTTATGAACCACTGGGCCAAATGACTGTGGAATGTACTGTATCCAATGCTCTAGCATCATTTGATAATCCAGCAGTTTATGAAGTCCATGACGTCAAAATAATTGAAAGTGGATTTGATTCATTAGATAATACTCCGAATAACATAGAAATTAGTGAAATAGCTTCTTTCACCCATACTTACTCAGGGCAGGCCCTGGAAGGAGAAAGGACTATGGCAAGAGGTAAACTGGAAAAAGTTATAGGTGAAAAAGAAAGTTATAGGGTTGTTGTAGGAACTACCAGAGAATCTTTAAACGAATTTATAAAACTTAAAGAGAATCCGATAACATCTAACCCTAAAAGAAGCCCTACCCTCAAGATCATCAATTGA
- a CDS encoding inosine-5-monophosphate dehydrogenase translates to MEMETKVTVHDAMTSNVVTVDPKISVTEAAILMNQIKVGSLIVKSNSEPEGLITESDIIRKVVSKDLKASDITIGQVMTKNLISIGPGRELNEAARLMAKNSIRRLPVVNGGALVGILTSTDVMAVSPELTEILVENARITENQVGYPSGDRPVPGACEACGNFEDYLDEVDGKYLCEECKEDLEGE, encoded by the coding sequence ATGGAAATGGAAACTAAAGTCACCGTACACGATGCCATGACATCAAATGTGGTTACAGTAGACCCTAAAATCAGCGTTACCGAAGCAGCAATACTTATGAATCAAATTAAAGTGGGTAGTCTAATAGTTAAAAGTAACTCTGAACCTGAAGGACTAATCACTGAAAGTGATATCATTAGAAAAGTAGTTTCCAAAGATTTGAAAGCTAGTGATATAACTATTGGTCAAGTAATGACTAAAAATCTCATTAGCATTGGACCTGGGAGAGAATTAAATGAGGCAGCTCGTTTAATGGCTAAAAATAGCATTAGGCGTCTTCCGGTGGTTAATGGCGGTGCTCTAGTTGGTATATTAACATCTACTGATGTAATGGCAGTTTCACCTGAACTTACTGAAATTCTGGTAGAAAATGCCCGCATTACAGAAAATCAAGTGGGTTATCCATCTGGCGATAGGCCCGTTCCTGGTGCCTGTGAAGCATGTGGAAACTTTGAAGATTACTTGGATGAAGTAGATGGCAAGTATTTATGTGAGGAATGTAAAGAGGATTTAGAAGGTGAATAA
- a CDS encoding radical SAM protein, with translation MKAPIIEVFSSIQGEGILIGRRQIFVRFAGCNLNCNYCDTPESRKSTAGTNTTVEELFQTIETILTPDFHSISFTGGEPLLQADFIKAFLEKYQKNKFKSLLETNGSLPKEVEKIANLINHASVDIKLPEHFSSHTKDDLIEREIESLNILISRRVNVYCKVVMLPSTKVETLGHVAKTIKENISDPSRILMVLQPASPLEYWVQHTPKLFRMSEKVGEHLNVLTIPQVHKLLEVR, from the coding sequence ATGAAAGCACCTATAATCGAAGTTTTTTCCAGTATTCAAGGGGAAGGTATATTAATTGGCAGAAGACAAATTTTTGTTCGCTTTGCAGGATGTAATTTGAATTGCAATTATTGTGATACTCCCGAAAGCAGAAAAAGTACTGCTGGTACGAATACAACGGTGGAAGAACTTTTTCAAACCATTGAAACCATTTTAACTCCTGATTTCCACTCAATTTCATTTACTGGTGGCGAACCTTTACTTCAAGCAGATTTTATAAAAGCTTTTTTGGAAAAATATCAAAAAAATAAATTCAAATCTCTCTTAGAAACCAATGGTTCTCTCCCTAAAGAAGTTGAAAAGATTGCAAATCTAATTAATCATGCATCAGTAGATATAAAACTCCCAGAACATTTTTCTAGCCACACTAAGGACGATCTTATAGAACGGGAGATAGAATCCCTAAACATATTAATATCAAGAAGGGTAAATGTATATTGTAAAGTGGTAATGTTGCCCTCAACAAAAGTGGAAACTTTAGGACATGTTGCAAAAACCATAAAAGAAAATATTTCTGATCCTTCCAGGATCCTTATGGTGCTTCAACCGGCCAGTCCACTAGAATATTGGGTTCAACACACTCCTAAACTATTCAGAATGTCTGAAAAGGTAGGAGAACACCTAAATGTACTGACCATACCTCAAGTACATAAACTTCTAGAAGTCAGATAG
- a CDS encoding DUF366 domain-containing protein encodes MINHFVQENTCYDGSQIQPLWGLDQIGIKGSSIVSWIGSMEIDPSKIIDVEDVGLEIKSNEMIHFIVEHFDCQPTNIKLCYHRQRILVMILKDELAQWGVQCNRSGDDLFIGNGKLTVSIATISATSMKIHLGINITSDGTPKDVETIGILETKSISRNDLFKIINNISEAYIEEIESIERDISKTRAF; translated from the coding sequence ATGATTAATCACTTTGTTCAAGAAAACACATGTTACGACGGGAGCCAGATACAGCCTTTATGGGGTCTAGACCAAATAGGAATAAAAGGTTCTAGTATAGTTTCTTGGATAGGATCTATGGAAATTGACCCATCGAAAATTATTGATGTGGAAGATGTTGGTTTAGAAATTAAATCAAATGAAATGATTCATTTTATTGTAGAACATTTTGATTGTCAGCCTACTAATATCAAACTTTGTTATCATCGCCAGAGGATTTTGGTAATGATATTAAAAGATGAACTGGCCCAGTGGGGAGTTCAATGTAATCGTAGTGGTGATGATTTGTTTATAGGAAATGGAAAACTAACGGTTTCAATAGCCACTATATCAGCAACCAGCATGAAAATTCACTTGGGAATCAATATAACTAGTGATGGGACTCCAAAAGATGTTGAAACCATTGGTATTTTAGAAACAAAAAGCATTAGCAGAAATGATTTATTTAAAATTATTAATAATATTTCTGAAGCATATATTGAAGAAATAGAGTCAATTGAAAGAGATATATCTAAAACACGTGCATTTTAA
- a CDS encoding ferredoxin: MFLSTNKCEGSGECIKECPTEAIRLIDGKAFSCITCGACADACPNRAIFKNKYGGYVVDRARCNACGVCEFTCPVNSIKIENGVTKGICARCGICVDACPQEARVDAFDIIEDRQLQFLESLNLTIQAPKRVSVEHDEVERVNVVTELDKCTLCRRCEYYCPTEAIIVNVDQNGVCTECRVCEDICPADAIKDTTIDNEKCTLCLKCVKECPNSAIYIKDFQVSIKKPEDMNGENIETNESPGTSKITGSIVSCLNCGLCADACENDALKMIDGKLRFDPSICFECENMDCMSVCPVGTLKPSEISGMGLKGYCVSCGRCVKVCDINEARNFKKVTWDGSISDDCISCGICAEICPKEAITLKRGTIDVDKAKCILCEKCGIHCPVDAIPKTTMRKKSIKDGFTFINDKLCMQCHLCEKICPEEAISETEDGRLVVNEDKCIYCGACFNACPARAVMFEREFEESV, from the coding sequence ATGTTTTTATCAACTAACAAGTGCGAGGGTTCAGGGGAATGCATAAAAGAATGTCCCACAGAAGCTATACGTCTGATCGATGGGAAGGCTTTTAGCTGCATTACTTGTGGGGCATGCGCGGATGCTTGTCCTAATCGGGCAATATTCAAAAATAAATATGGTGGTTATGTTGTAGACCGAGCCCGATGTAATGCATGTGGTGTTTGTGAATTCACCTGCCCAGTTAACAGTATAAAAATAGAGAATGGTGTTACTAAAGGTATATGTGCTCGTTGTGGAATTTGTGTTGATGCTTGTCCACAGGAGGCCAGAGTTGATGCCTTTGACATCATCGAGGATCGCCAGCTACAATTTTTAGAATCTTTAAATCTGACCATACAGGCTCCTAAAAGAGTATCTGTAGAACATGATGAGGTGGAACGGGTAAACGTAGTCACTGAACTGGATAAATGTACTTTATGTCGTAGATGTGAGTACTACTGTCCTACTGAGGCTATAATAGTTAATGTTGATCAAAATGGAGTTTGCACTGAGTGCCGGGTCTGTGAAGATATCTGTCCAGCAGATGCTATTAAAGACACCACAATTGATAATGAAAAATGTACTTTATGCCTGAAATGTGTGAAAGAGTGCCCTAACAGTGCTATTTATATAAAAGACTTCCAAGTTTCTATTAAAAAGCCAGAAGATATGAATGGCGAAAATATTGAAACTAATGAATCTCCTGGAACTTCAAAAATCACAGGAAGTATTGTATCTTGTCTAAACTGTGGTTTATGTGCCGATGCGTGTGAAAATGATGCTTTGAAAATGATTGATGGAAAACTAAGATTTGATCCTTCTATTTGCTTTGAATGTGAAAACATGGATTGCATGTCTGTCTGTCCAGTGGGAACACTAAAACCATCAGAAATCTCAGGGATGGGACTAAAAGGGTACTGTGTTTCTTGTGGTCGGTGTGTAAAGGTCTGTGATATAAATGAGGCTCGGAACTTCAAAAAAGTTACTTGGGATGGGAGCATTTCTGATGACTGTATATCTTGTGGTATTTGCGCTGAAATATGTCCTAAAGAGGCCATAACTCTTAAAAGAGGAACCATTGATGTGGATAAGGCCAAATGTATTTTATGTGAAAAATGTGGTATTCACTGTCCGGTCGATGCTATACCCAAAACCACCATGCGTAAAAAATCTATCAAAGACGGATTTACATTTATAAATGATAAATTGTGTATGCAATGCCATCTATGTGAAAAAATATGTCCAGAAGAGGCCATATCTGAAACAGAAGATGGAAGATTAGTAGTGAATGAAGATAAATGTATATATTGTGGGGCCTGTTTTAATGCCTGCCCTGCCAGAGCAGTAATGTTTGAAAGAGAGTTTGAGGAATCAGTATGA
- a CDS encoding inosine-5-monophosphate dehydrogenase, whose translation MTSNPVTVSVSTAATRVRSIFRDEDFRCIPVVQEGHLKGLITRGDMQNISANKSNIEARGIMERPKLIFTPEMDLIDAAHNLLNSEEIQGPVVESSDNFKLLGILSVFDILLALLENGANPPQKTLGDIKTENVVTCDYQDSISTLWNKMDESGFSGLPVLKKGMLIGIVTRKDLINSRNNLTGMGSGDVKRIPAEKIMQTPPIVGTSDMSLEEAATLMVQKDIGRLPVVENPMFIKKEPFRAKKADLIGIVAREDVLRSYIS comes from the coding sequence ATGACCTCTAACCCGGTCACCGTTTCTGTAAGCACCGCTGCTACCAGGGTGCGATCTATATTCCGGGACGAGGACTTCCGTTGTATCCCTGTGGTTCAGGAAGGCCACTTAAAAGGTTTAATTACCCGGGGGGATATGCAAAATATTTCTGCCAATAAATCTAATATTGAAGCTAGGGGTATAATGGAGCGGCCTAAACTTATTTTTACTCCAGAAATGGACTTAATCGATGCCGCCCATAATTTATTAAATTCTGAAGAGATTCAGGGCCCTGTGGTAGAATCCAGCGATAATTTTAAACTGCTGGGAATTTTAAGTGTGTTTGATATTTTATTAGCTCTTTTAGAAAATGGAGCTAATCCTCCCCAAAAAACTTTGGGAGATATTAAAACCGAAAACGTTGTAACCTGCGACTACCAGGATTCCATTTCTACTTTGTGGAATAAAATGGACGAATCTGGTTTTTCTGGTTTGCCTGTCTTAAAAAAAGGTATGTTAATTGGAATTGTTACTCGTAAGGACCTTATCAATTCGAGAAATAATTTGACTGGTATGGGTTCTGGTGATGTAAAACGAATTCCTGCAGAAAAGATCATGCAGACTCCACCTATAGTAGGCACATCAGATATGTCTTTGGAAGAAGCTGCAACTTTAATGGTTCAAAAAGACATCGGGCGTTTACCTGTGGTTGAAAACCCCATGTTTATTAAAAAAGAACCTTTTAGAGCTAAAAAGGCTGATTTGATAGGTATAGTTGCAAGAGAAGACGTTTTGAGGTCGTATATAAGTTGA
- a CDS encoding energy-converting hydrogenase B subunit J, with protein MLYLGPTLFGFLLGFILGSRIKNNPESEMHFPYSSYIVVIIAALYMAWQLGPFPYYVDSPLASGFVVCIIGIFAGKIVFGHQPTKHS; from the coding sequence ATGTTATATTTAGGCCCAACATTATTCGGATTTCTGCTAGGATTTATATTGGGATCAAGAATTAAAAATAATCCTGAAAGTGAAATGCACTTTCCTTATTCGTCATATATTGTAGTCATAATTGCTGCATTATACATGGCTTGGCAACTGGGTCCTTTCCCTTATTATGTTGATTCACCTTTAGCCAGTGGATTTGTAGTGTGCATTATTGGTATATTTGCAGGAAAAATCGTTTTCGGCCATCAACCTACGAAACATAGTTAA
- a CDS encoding inosine-5-monophosphate dehydrogenase, with the protein MKIKDIMSEEVVVIQDTEQVAYARNLMLKNGIGRVVVVDHDGDPVGIVTDRDITHKLSGKGPAWRRRPIDKIAVRRVMNNNLITVAPGLNSKEAVELMLKNDIGSLPVVDQGELVGIITKTDLMKVYENKFRGKWRISELMSSKVVTVNENHAISHVINIMEENKIGRVVVIRDNEPVGIITSENISFAQIEDPGKGINVERIYFVRPVEGEGKRNVRMISMMTAGDIMTDRVVKLSSADDASEAAKVMMESEISGIPVVEDDELVGIITKTDIIKAIQ; encoded by the coding sequence ATGAAAATAAAAGATATAATGAGTGAGGAAGTAGTGGTAATTCAAGATACAGAACAAGTAGCTTATGCCCGTAACCTCATGCTCAAAAATGGAATTGGTCGCGTAGTAGTAGTTGACCACGATGGAGATCCGGTAGGAATAGTAACTGATAGAGACATTACACACAAACTAAGTGGCAAAGGACCGGCTTGGAGAAGAAGACCTATTGACAAAATTGCTGTAAGGAGAGTAATGAATAATAATTTAATTACTGTAGCTCCAGGATTAAATTCAAAAGAAGCAGTTGAGTTAATGTTAAAAAATGATATTGGTTCACTGCCTGTTGTTGATCAAGGTGAATTAGTTGGTATTATAACCAAAACAGATCTCATGAAAGTTTACGAAAACAAATTCAGAGGTAAATGGAGAATTTCAGAGTTAATGAGTTCTAAAGTGGTCACGGTAAACGAAAATCACGCCATTTCTCATGTTATCAACATAATGGAAGAAAATAAAATTGGTCGTGTTGTAGTAATAAGAGATAATGAACCGGTGGGGATTATAACCTCTGAAAACATTTCTTTTGCCCAAATTGAAGATCCTGGAAAAGGGATTAATGTGGAGAGAATATACTTTGTTCGTCCTGTTGAAGGAGAAGGAAAAAGAAATGTGCGTATGATTTCCATGATGACTGCGGGGGATATTATGACTGATCGCGTTGTCAAATTAAGCTCAGCAGATGATGCTTCAGAAGCAGCTAAAGTCATGATGGAAAGTGAGATTAGCGGAATTCCAGTGGTTGAAGATGATGAACTAGTTGGTATCATCACTAAAACAGATATAATTAAAGCCATTCAGTAG
- a CDS encoding 6-carboxytetrahydropterin synthase QueD: protein MKIVINGIHANLRFSAAHMIPEHESCGCIHGHSYIVDVQVEGERSGKFGFVADFKEVKGVVRDISSTLDHKVLIPLQNDLIKFKSTEGSVEFVIQGKEYKLPAEDCLLLDLKSTSAEDLAEYFAERVFNKLKKNGAKISSVEICVNEGIGQGAFFTKSE, encoded by the coding sequence ATGAAAATTGTTATTAATGGTATTCACGCTAATTTAAGATTCTCTGCAGCACACATGATTCCCGAGCATGAATCGTGTGGATGTATACATGGTCACTCGTATATAGTGGATGTGCAGGTAGAAGGAGAACGCAGTGGAAAATTTGGCTTTGTAGCTGATTTTAAGGAAGTTAAAGGAGTTGTAAGAGATATATCTTCTACACTAGATCATAAAGTATTGATTCCGCTACAAAACGACCTAATTAAGTTTAAATCTACTGAAGGTTCAGTAGAATTTGTTATTCAGGGAAAAGAATATAAATTACCAGCAGAGGATTGTTTACTACTTGATTTGAAATCTACTTCGGCCGAAGATCTGGCAGAGTACTTTGCTGAACGTGTATTTAATAAGTTAAAGAAAAATGGGGCTAAAATTTCCAGCGTGGAGATATGTGTCAATGAAGGTATCGGACAGGGTGCTTTTTTCACTAAAAGCGAATAA